A single Ancylothrix sp. D3o DNA region contains:
- the psbA gene encoding photosystem II q(b) protein — MTTTLQRTERSNVWERFCSWVTSTENRLYIGWFGVLMIPTLLTATTCFLIAFVAAPPVDIDGIREPVAGSLLYGNNIITGAVVPSSNAIGLHFYPIWEAASLDEWLYNGGPYQLVIFHFLIGVFCYMGREWELSYRLGMRPWICVAYSAPVAAATAVFLIYPLGQGSFSDGMPLGISGTFNFMLVFQAEHNILMHPFHMLGVAGVFGGSLFSAMHGSLVTSSLVRETTEVESQNYGYKFGQEEETYNIVAAHGYFGRLIFQYASFNNSRSLHFFLGAWPVIGIWFTALGISTMAFNLNGFNFNQSVIDSQGRVINTWADVINRANLGMEVMHERNAHNFPLDLASVEAPSIKG; from the coding sequence ATGACCACCACCTTACAGCGCACAGAGCGCTCTAACGTTTGGGAACGGTTCTGTAGCTGGGTTACAAGCACCGAAAACCGCCTTTATATCGGCTGGTTCGGCGTTTTGATGATCCCTACTCTCTTAACCGCCACCACCTGCTTTTTGATCGCCTTCGTTGCAGCCCCTCCGGTTGACATCGACGGTATCCGCGAACCCGTTGCCGGTTCTTTACTCTATGGCAACAACATCATCACCGGCGCCGTTGTTCCTTCTAGCAACGCTATCGGTCTTCACTTCTACCCCATTTGGGAAGCCGCTTCTCTCGATGAGTGGCTCTACAATGGTGGCCCTTACCAGTTGGTAATTTTCCACTTCTTGATCGGCGTATTCTGCTACATGGGTCGTGAGTGGGAACTCTCCTACCGTTTGGGTATGCGTCCTTGGATCTGCGTAGCTTACAGCGCTCCCGTAGCCGCTGCTACCGCAGTATTCTTGATCTACCCCTTGGGTCAAGGTTCTTTCTCCGATGGTATGCCTTTGGGTATCTCTGGAACCTTCAACTTCATGTTGGTGTTCCAAGCTGAGCACAACATCTTGATGCACCCCTTCCATATGTTGGGAGTTGCCGGTGTATTCGGTGGATCGTTGTTCTCTGCTATGCACGGTTCTTTGGTAACTTCTAGCTTGGTTCGTGAAACCACCGAAGTTGAAAGCCAAAACTACGGCTACAAATTCGGTCAAGAAGAAGAAACCTACAACATCGTTGCTGCTCACGGCTACTTCGGTCGTTTGATTTTCCAATACGCTTCTTTCAACAACAGCCGTTCCTTGCACTTCTTCTTGGGTGCTTGGCCGGTGATCGGCATCTGGTTTACCGCTTTGGGTATCTCCACGATGGCTTTCAACTTGAACGGTTTCAACTTCAACCAGTCTGTGATCGACTCTCAAGGTCGCGTAATCAATACCTGGGCTGATGTTATCAACCGCGCTAACTTGGGTATGGAAGTAATGCACGAGCGTAATGCTCATAACTTCCCTCTCGACTTGGCTTCTGTGGAAGCTCCTTCCATCAAAGGCTAA
- a CDS encoding RusA family crossover junction endodeoxyribonuclease, which produces MTPTNQLLPTFRQLPVRETPILSPQQDITTRINKAHRCCIDNPTTGLVFARDAGEALLQLQEQLTPSEWQTWLAQNCNFSEKTAQTYISIAQGWPTLTPPPSSALLTKKPEYFHPSLTFDIDEENWEEETEQPIQMTATLEATPSLFKQKTVEKITFFLPGNVVPKARPRVTRNGTYLPPRYRAWRNFAEVELYRQMNEKQNLPVFPIPRAAVKVRLIGKHRMNADADNIIGSFLDALVAVGVFKNDNISYIPEIAFKLIPEGIQGAHITIIPLPTDLTAD; this is translated from the coding sequence TTGACACCCACAAACCAACTACTGCCAACCTTTCGACAACTGCCGGTGCGAGAAACCCCCATTCTCTCACCCCAGCAAGACATCACCACACGCATCAACAAAGCCCACCGCTGCTGCATCGACAACCCCACCACCGGCCTAGTTTTTGCCAGAGATGCGGGTGAAGCCTTATTGCAACTGCAAGAACAACTCACCCCCAGCGAATGGCAAACCTGGCTGGCACAAAATTGCAATTTTTCCGAAAAAACAGCCCAAACCTACATTTCAATTGCCCAAGGTTGGCCAACATTAACCCCGCCGCCTAGCAGCGCTTTGCTAACCAAAAAACCCGAATATTTTCATCCATCACTAACCTTTGACATTGACGAAGAAAACTGGGAAGAAGAAACCGAACAACCAATACAAATGACAGCCACATTAGAAGCAACTCCCAGCCTTTTTAAACAAAAAACCGTTGAAAAAATCACGTTTTTTCTCCCTGGTAATGTCGTTCCCAAAGCACGCCCCAGAGTCACCCGAAACGGAACTTATTTACCCCCCCGATATCGCGCCTGGCGAAACTTTGCCGAAGTGGAACTCTACCGACAAATGAATGAAAAACAAAATTTGCCGGTGTTCCCTATCCCCCGCGCCGCCGTCAAAGTTCGTCTGATTGGAAAACACCGAATGAATGCCGACGCAGACAACATTATCGGCAGTTTTCTTGATGCTTTAGTTGCCGTCGGAGTATTCAAAAACGACAACATCTCTTACATCCCAGAAATCGCTTTTAAACTTATACCCGAAGGCATCCAAGGCGCACATATAACCATTATTCCTCTGCCAACTGATCTAACGGCTGATTAA
- a CDS encoding bifunctional orotidine-5'-phosphate decarboxylase/orotate phosphoribosyltransferase, protein MNFFDKLLVATERNQSLLYVALDPDPDSLPQRYASDNRLTGLRDWLHDIITETADIVCAYKPTLGYYQALGPAGLELLEDILQLIPENVPVILDAKHSDLNTSTVFARMAFERWGVDACTLSPFAGLDHVAPFLVYPGKAVFILCATANFSGAELQEYSLKDLPWYLQLVQAAKNWGTPEQLGLEVMGSIPDVVGKVRKNAPERLILWLGDVVKREDLGEILAAGLNENGEGLLVPVPADLLAEERCSEAVQRLRDTVNIKRLEIMREGPSCELWLPDVCFLQHQAHRDLILQLFDIGCITFGDHVQASGAIFPYYIDLRKIISQPQIFHQIVGAYAEILEVLEYDRIAGIPYGSLPTATGLALRLEKPMIFPRKEVKAHGAKRVIEGNFVEGEKIVVVDDILISGKSVMEGAQKLKAAGLEVEDIVVFIDHEKGVKDRLRENGYRGHSVLKISEIAETLYQAGRIDSQQYQLFVDY, encoded by the coding sequence ATGAACTTTTTTGACAAGCTGCTTGTTGCAACAGAACGTAATCAGAGTTTGCTTTACGTTGCGCTTGACCCTGACCCCGACAGCTTGCCACAACGCTATGCCAGCGACAACCGGCTCACCGGCCTCCGCGATTGGTTGCACGATATTATTACAGAAACCGCTGATATAGTCTGTGCATATAAACCCACTTTGGGATACTATCAGGCGCTTGGGCCGGCCGGTTTAGAACTGCTGGAAGATATCCTGCAATTGATTCCTGAGAATGTGCCGGTGATTTTAGATGCCAAGCACAGCGATTTGAATACAAGCACAGTATTTGCCCGGATGGCATTTGAACGTTGGGGCGTGGATGCTTGCACGCTGAGTCCATTTGCCGGTTTGGATCATGTTGCGCCCTTTTTGGTGTATCCGGGGAAAGCCGTGTTTATATTATGTGCTACAGCGAATTTTTCCGGCGCAGAATTGCAAGAATATTCGCTTAAAGATTTACCTTGGTATTTACAATTAGTGCAAGCAGCAAAAAATTGGGGAACGCCTGAACAATTAGGTTTAGAAGTAATGGGATCAATACCAGATGTGGTAGGAAAAGTTAGAAAAAATGCCCCCGAACGTTTAATTTTATGGCTGGGGGATGTGGTCAAAAGAGAAGATTTAGGAGAAATTTTAGCAGCCGGTTTGAATGAAAATGGCGAGGGATTATTAGTGCCGGTGCCGGCAGATTTGCTGGCAGAAGAACGCTGCTCAGAAGCGGTGCAACGATTGCGAGATACGGTGAACATTAAACGGCTTGAAATCATGCGAGAAGGGCCAAGCTGTGAGCTTTGGTTGCCGGATGTTTGTTTTTTGCAGCATCAGGCGCATCGGGATTTAATTTTACAGCTTTTTGATATTGGTTGTATTACATTTGGCGATCATGTACAAGCATCGGGTGCCATTTTTCCCTATTATATTGACTTGCGAAAAATTATTTCCCAGCCCCAGATTTTTCATCAAATTGTCGGGGCGTATGCAGAGATTTTAGAGGTGTTGGAGTATGACCGCATTGCCGGAATTCCTTATGGTTCTTTGCCAACGGCGACGGGGTTAGCGTTGCGTTTAGAAAAGCCGATGATTTTTCCCCGCAAAGAAGTGAAAGCACATGGAGCAAAACGAGTGATTGAGGGTAACTTTGTGGAGGGGGAAAAGATTGTCGTGGTGGATGATATTCTAATTTCCGGAAAAAGCGTTATGGAAGGTGCCCAAAAGTTGAAGGCGGCGGGATTAGAAGTAGAAGATATTGTCGTTTTTATTGACCATGAAAAAGGGGTGAAAGACCGGCTCAGGGAAAATGGCTATCGGGGTCATTCGGTGTTAAAAATTTCAGAAATTGCTGAGACTTTATATCAAGCCGGCAGAATTGATTCTCAGCAGTATCAATTGTTTGTAGATTATTAA